One genomic window of Desulfatibacillum aliphaticivorans DSM 15576 includes the following:
- a CDS encoding acyl-CoA dehydratase activase — protein MISAGIDVGTRFVKACIVRDGEVLGWASQDVSRDIDRVIAGAYKKALDQAGIKKRQVKRLASTGYGAKLVKKTSFTMSSDHCAAKGAFALDPTIRTVLDCGGLFISVTAIDEKGVFERALSNDKCAAGSGKFLEMSAQAIEIPFSSISQYAEQSKEPYVISSNCAVFAESEVITQVNHGRKNTDIIAGVLHSIAGRAATLFERIQAQDNVALGGGLAAVPAFADRFEQMTERKTVSLPMPPQNLGAFGAALMAQQGKPFKEGSRRK, from the coding sequence ATGATTAGCGCGGGAATCGACGTGGGGACGAGGTTTGTAAAAGCCTGCATCGTCAGGGACGGTGAAGTGCTGGGATGGGCCAGCCAGGACGTCTCCCGGGACATAGACCGGGTGATCGCCGGAGCTTATAAAAAGGCCCTGGACCAGGCCGGAATCAAGAAAAGGCAGGTGAAAAGGCTGGCGTCCACGGGTTACGGCGCAAAACTGGTTAAAAAAACGTCTTTTACCATGTCGTCGGATCATTGCGCAGCCAAAGGCGCTTTCGCCCTGGATCCGACCATCCGCACCGTGCTGGACTGCGGCGGCCTGTTTATTTCGGTCACAGCCATTGACGAGAAGGGTGTTTTTGAGAGAGCATTATCCAATGACAAATGCGCGGCGGGCAGCGGTAAGTTTCTGGAGATGTCCGCCCAGGCCATTGAAATTCCGTTTTCATCCATTTCCCAATATGCCGAGCAATCCAAAGAACCTTATGTAATATCCAGCAACTGTGCGGTTTTTGCAGAAAGCGAGGTGATCACCCAAGTCAATCACGGCCGGAAAAACACGGACATCATCGCCGGAGTGCTCCATTCCATCGCAGGCCGGGCCGCGACCTTGTTTGAAAGGATTCAGGCCCAAGACAATGTGGCCTTGGGAGGAGGATTGGCGGCGGTTCCTGCTTTCGCCGACCGGTTTGAACAAATGACGGAAAGAAAAACGGTCTCTTTGCCCATGCCGCCCCAGAATCTTGGGGCCTTCGGAGCCGCCTTAATGGCTCAGCAGGGCAAGCCTTTCAAGGAGGGGTCTAGGCGGAAATGA
- a CDS encoding 2-hydroxyacyl-CoA dehydratase subunit D — protein MSDTLDIIKKLAEEDVNEYIVQAADDGRKILGYMCSFVPEEIIHAAGMVPYRLRAVGSKETRLGDTYYSAINCSLVRHIFDKALNHEFAFLNGVVFMNGCDHARRMYDNWRNAFQTQGLGPEFLHMFVAPHTTSETSFKRFLDELMDFSEVLEKNFNAALTTEALQNSIVIYNKRRRLLRGVNEMRKLPEPPISGAEMLAVQSAMTSIPVENAVDLLERLTIELQNRRIDGEGKLRIVLAGGAMEEIEHIQMIESCGAIAVADNLCTGGRHADVSIELNGDPIAAIARRYLYEVSCPRMIDEFDNRSASLEKIMKDYRTDALITEKLMFCDLWGGENFLLKQESKRLGFPMLSLEREMYGGGEGQMRTRVQAFFEMVRNRQS, from the coding sequence ATGAGCGATACTCTGGACATCATCAAAAAACTGGCTGAAGAAGACGTCAACGAATACATTGTCCAAGCTGCGGACGATGGGAGGAAAATACTCGGCTATATGTGCTCCTTCGTCCCCGAAGAAATAATCCACGCGGCGGGCATGGTTCCTTATCGCTTAAGGGCGGTAGGCAGCAAGGAAACCCGGCTGGGGGACACCTACTACTCCGCCATCAACTGCAGTTTGGTGCGCCATATTTTCGACAAGGCGCTGAATCACGAGTTTGCGTTTTTAAACGGCGTGGTTTTCATGAACGGTTGCGATCATGCCAGGCGCATGTACGACAACTGGCGCAACGCATTCCAAACCCAGGGCCTGGGGCCGGAATTCCTGCACATGTTTGTGGCGCCGCACACGACCTCGGAGACTTCCTTCAAACGTTTTCTCGACGAATTAATGGATTTTTCGGAAGTCCTGGAAAAAAATTTCAACGCGGCCCTGACAACGGAAGCTCTCCAAAATTCTATAGTGATTTACAATAAACGCAGAAGGCTGCTTCGAGGCGTAAATGAAATGCGCAAGCTGCCCGAGCCTCCTATTTCCGGGGCGGAAATGCTGGCGGTGCAGTCGGCCATGACTTCGATTCCCGTGGAAAACGCAGTGGATCTGCTGGAACGGTTGACAATTGAGCTTCAAAACCGAAGAATAGACGGCGAGGGTAAGCTGCGCATTGTCCTGGCCGGAGGGGCCATGGAGGAAATCGAGCACATTCAAATGATAGAAAGCTGCGGCGCAATAGCCGTTGCGGACAACCTGTGCACGGGCGGACGGCATGCGGACGTCTCCATCGAGTTAAACGGCGACCCCATCGCCGCCATTGCCAGGCGCTATCTTTACGAAGTCTCGTGCCCGCGCATGATCGACGAATTTGACAACCGGTCCGCCTCGCTGGAAAAAATCATGAAGGACTATCGCACCGACGCGCTTATCACGGAAAAACTCATGTTCTGCGACCTTTGGGGAGGCGAGAATTTTCTGCTCAAACAGGAGTCCAAACGGCTGGGGTTTCCCATGCTTTCTTTGGAGCGGGAAATGTACGGCGGAGGGGAAGGCCAAATGCGCACCAGAGTGCAGGCCTTTTTTGAAATGGTCCGGAACAGGCAATCAT
- a CDS encoding 2-hydroxyacyl-CoA dehydratase subunit D produces the protein MNKQSAENFAISRAALRASRFGGMLSRYPRALGWVRRLMLPLAIQDENSFNKHFRFFILLAGCAMSDPKDLRALGILSRDLNAYMENVMDEASGKPMVWSEWNLSNEILRAFDVRQYVPETFAIVSQMAGSDAAVEMIERAEEEGMAPEHCSAAKTAVGALLANEAPMPDVIISSSHPCDSVASSYQTLQYMTKAPMFVLDTPYWDDEKSFKHYENNLWDLIAFLEKHLDQKLDWDKLREICKNVNQTNHYLQELSEMSRAVPSPTSVEPLLLSWLGRMAAFGSPNGMEFAELVHANARERLRKKRSFIDNEKIRMIWYDVPLVFAPLFPWLEKKFGAVVVSDFMGRIQTVPIDTSSPETMVRDLAKTHLYCTMVRHTRGPAEFYLEEFKKIIDEYSGDCFIFMGHQGCKGGWALRKMFRDVCREAGLPSLFVSSDIFDKRHVTEEEVKRQFEDFFRSNGLA, from the coding sequence GTGAACAAACAATCCGCGGAAAATTTTGCGATCAGCCGGGCTGCGCTTCGGGCCTCCCGGTTTGGGGGCATGCTCTCGCGCTATCCCAGAGCTCTGGGTTGGGTGCGGCGTTTGATGCTGCCTCTTGCCATTCAAGACGAGAACTCGTTTAATAAACATTTCAGGTTTTTCATTCTGCTGGCCGGCTGCGCCATGTCCGATCCCAAGGATTTACGGGCGCTGGGCATACTCTCCAGGGACCTCAACGCCTATATGGAAAATGTCATGGACGAAGCCAGCGGCAAGCCCATGGTTTGGTCGGAATGGAATCTGTCCAATGAAATTTTACGGGCTTTTGACGTGCGCCAGTACGTGCCGGAAACTTTTGCCATCGTCTCCCAGATGGCGGGCTCGGACGCGGCCGTGGAAATGATTGAACGGGCCGAGGAGGAGGGCATGGCGCCGGAGCACTGCTCGGCCGCCAAGACGGCCGTGGGAGCGCTGCTGGCCAACGAAGCGCCCATGCCGGACGTCATCATCTCCAGCTCCCATCCCTGCGATTCCGTGGCGTCCAGCTATCAAACCCTGCAGTACATGACCAAGGCTCCCATGTTTGTGCTTGATACGCCGTACTGGGACGACGAAAAATCCTTCAAGCATTATGAAAACAATCTTTGGGACCTCATCGCCTTTCTGGAAAAGCATCTGGATCAAAAGCTGGATTGGGACAAACTCCGGGAAATCTGCAAAAACGTCAACCAAACCAATCATTACCTCCAGGAACTCTCCGAAATGTCACGGGCCGTGCCCTCCCCCACCAGCGTGGAGCCCTTGCTGCTTAGCTGGCTGGGGCGGATGGCGGCTTTTGGGTCGCCCAACGGCATGGAATTCGCCGAGCTGGTCCACGCCAACGCCAGGGAGCGCCTCCGGAAAAAGCGCAGTTTCATAGACAACGAAAAAATCAGGATGATCTGGTACGACGTGCCCCTGGTTTTCGCACCGTTGTTTCCCTGGCTGGAAAAAAAGTTCGGCGCCGTGGTGGTTTCCGACTTCATGGGCCGTATTCAGACCGTGCCCATTGATACCTCGTCCCCGGAAACCATGGTCCGGGACCTGGCCAAAACCCACCTGTACTGCACCATGGTCCGCCACACCCGCGGCCCTGCGGAGTTCTACTTGGAGGAGTTCAAGAAGATCATCGACGAGTACTCGGGCGACTGCTTCATATTCATGGGCCACCAGGGATGCAAAGGAGGTTGGGCGTTGCGCAAGATGTTCAGGGACGTATGCCGGGAGGCCGGGCTGCCCAGCTTGTTCGTCAGCTCGGACATCTTTGACAAACGGCATGTCACGGAAGAGGAAGTCAAAAGGCAATTCGAGGATTTTTTCAGGAGCAACGGACTGGCATGA